In Aedes albopictus strain Foshan chromosome 3, AalbF5, whole genome shotgun sequence, the following are encoded in one genomic region:
- the LOC134290842 gene encoding uncharacterized protein LOC134290842 codes for MSKSASTTASAREARLQLEMLQLEEEKRVHEMLMVQRAEAEKQLQERAMQLERERSEKAIAEKIELEKVYITRKYDLLRAQVEESEDGRSVRSRRSSVKSIEKVQRWIDKHPVTLTSNSGDRTPTGTTSQQGISSNQLQPPITTLPSTSGLQNHQSAAAINSDASKDQSSGAAGLPSSGLGVPSEISPLGPTTGAANLLPAYHSTPLAPPAATSQPAVNDVVRDDQLNRTYSAPLNHLVSTGKGLEAAKMASSVSLQVPAASSAMHGSAVASAASVNIPAAINARLVNPYEAINYPAHQQGMGFNPVPAPSCGAQAVNFNTPTAQQLAARHVVPKELPQFSGNPAEWPLFWSCYETSTNICGYSEAENLMRLQRCLKGEARKAVNCFLLHPMNVPEIIRTLSTLYGRPESIIGTLLAEVRAAPAPRSEKLESVINFGLVVRNLCAHLVATGQEMHLANPMLVNELVDKLPANIKLDWALYTQRAARADLRTFSDYMNVIVDAASRVAPVMDKPRGKAVINTHASTDHGGRSQGDYKPAATRPDYSKHQPGAGERPCMVCKTSGHKPKDCSSFKSKSLENRWKIAQELHLCRRCLYPHGKWPCKAPMCGTDGCGQRHHRLLHPGNPEEERQPAATSNSVSRVVNVHQHCHSKVLFRIVPVELHANGRSVQTFAFLDGGSDTTLVEKSLVEQLALHGPVSPLCMQWTNGVKRMEEDSMKVQIQISGVGQRKQFQLRGVQTVESLDLPRQSVHFKELEDRFAYLRGLPVLSYDNVVPGILIGLDNTSVKNSLKQREGKEGEPVATKTRLGWVVYGCTGPTDQVTSHRVLHVCTRSHDDDLDGLIKQFFSTESVGVSVVKPVESADDQRARKILEATTVRTPSGRYQTGLLWKYDDFVFPNSRPMAERRLKCLERRLSKSPELYTKMRKQIADYQTKGYAHRASQRELEESDPNRIWYLPLGIVVNPRKPEKLRIIWDAAAVVQGVSFNSALLKGPDLLVPLQAVLCRYRQKEIAISADIMEMFHQVEVRPEDRQAQRFLWRDKPEDPIQVFVMDVVIFGSTCSPCSTQFAKNINAMEHSMELPEAAAAIIKNHYVDDYLDSVDSVDEAVQLASDVRTVHARGGFQIRHWMSNSPEVLRRIGERNSQEVKCFVVDKDSQQERILGMVWLPSEDVFSYTTSFRRDLERLFDQAVTPTKREVLRSEVTLLTGERIL; via the exons ATGTCCAAGTCGGCTTCAACCACAGCAAGCGCACGGGAGGCACGATTGCAGTTAGAGATGCTGCAGCTAGAGGAGGAGAAACGTGTCCACGAAATGCTGATGGTGCAACGGGCAGAAGCGGAGAAGCAGCTTCAGGAGCGAGCCATGCAGCTCGAACGGGAAAGGAGCGAGAAAGCGATCGCCGAAAAGATCGAACTGGAGAAGGTCTACATCACTCGCAAATACGATTTGCTACGTGCACAAGTGGAGGAAAGCGAAGACGGAAGGAGTGTGCGGAGTCGGCGGAGCAGCGTCAAAAGCATCGAAAAGGTGCAGAGATGGATAGACAAGCACCCAGTGACCCTGACTTCCAATTCTGGGGATCGTACCCCCACTGGAACCACGTCACAGCAGGGTATTTCATCCAACCAGCTGCAGCCACCAATTACAACACTACCAAGCACGTCCGGATTGCAAAACCACCAATCTGCAGCAGCGATCAATTCCGATGCGTCCAAAGACCAATCCAGCGGTGCAGCAGGTCTACCTTCCAGTGGTTTGGGTGTACCGAGTGAGATTTCGCCGTTAGGTCCAACAACGGGAGCCGCAAATTTGCTTCCAGCGTATCATTCTACCCCACTCGCCCCGCCAGCAGCTACCAGTCAACCGGCGGTGAACGATGTCGTCCGTGATGATCAACTCAACCGCACATATTCGGCGCCGCTGAACCACCTCGTCAGCACAGGCAAGGGACTGGAGGCCGCAAAGA TGGCCAGTTCGGTATCTCTTCAAGTCCCAGCGGCCAGTAGTGCGATGCATGGCTCTGCAGTGGCCAGCGCGGCATCAGTGAATATCCCGGCGGCGATCAACGCGAGACTAGTGAATCCGTATGAAGCTATCAATTACCCAGCGCACCAGCAGGGAATGGGATTTAACCCAGTACCAGCTCCAAGTTGTGGGGCACAAGCGGTCAACTTCAACACTCCAACAGCTCAGCAACTGGCAGCCCGACACGTCGTCCCGAAGGAACTTCCTCAATTTTCGGGAAACCCCGCGGAGTGGCCGCTATTTTGGAGTTGTTATGAGACTTCGACGAACATCTGCGGCTACAGTGAAGCTGAAAATCTCATGCGGCTTCAACGTTGCCTGAAAGGGGAAGCTAGGAAAGCTGTCAATTGTTTTCTGCTTCACCCGATGAACGTTCCGGAAATAATTCGCACGTTAAGTACGTTGTACGGTCGACCTGAATCCATCATTGGAACTCTGCTGGCAGAAGTGCGAGCTGCGCCGGCCCCACGTTCCGAAAAGTTGGAGAGCGTCATCAATTTCGGATTGGTAGTTCGCAATCTCTGTGCTCACTTGGTCGCCACCGGTCAAGAGATGCATTTGGCCAACCCTATGTTAGTCAACGAGTTGGTTGACAAACTCCCAGCCAACATAAAATTGGACTGGGCGCTGTATACGCAACGAGCGGCCCGAGCTGATCTGAGAACATTCTCGGATTACATGAATGTTATCGTCGACGCAGCGAGTAGAGTGGCGCCGGTGATGGACAAACCGAGGGGAAAAGCAGTCATAAATACCCACGCGTCGACTGATCATGGCGGTAGGAGTCAAGGAGACTACAAACCAGCAGCAACCAGACCGGATTACAGTAAGCATCAACCCGGTGCTGGTGAACGGCCTTGCATGGTCTGCAAGACAAGTGGACACAAACCGAAGGACTGCTCATCGTTCAAATCCAAATCGCTGGAAAATCGTTGGAAGATCGCACAGGAGTTACACCTttgtagaagatgtctctatccGCACGGAAAGTGGCCCTGCAAGGCACCAATGTGTGGGACAGACGGCTGTGGACAACGGCATCATAGACTTCTTCATCCCGGCAATCCAGAGGAAGAACGACAGCCTGCTGCAACGTCTAATTCAGTATCACGAGTAGTCAACGTACACCAACACTGCCACAGCAAGGTTCTGTTCCGAATCGTCCCAGTGGAGTTACACGCCAACGGGAGATCCGTCCAAACGTTTGCCTTCCTCGATGGTGGGTCCGACACAACATTGGTGGAGAAGTCACTGGTTGAACAGCTCGCCCTACATGGACCTGTATCACCACTGTGCATGCAGTGGACTAATGGAGTCAAGAGAATGGAGGAAGATTCGATGAAAGTGCAGATCCAGATTTCCGGTGTGGGACAACGCAAACAGTTCCAACTGAGAGGTGTGCAGACCGTGGAGAGTTTGGATCTTCCTCGGCAGTCAGTTCACTTCAAAGAACTAGAGGATCGCTTCGCTTATCTACGAGGACTTCCTGTTCTGAGCTACGACAATGTCGTTCCAGGTATTTTGATCGGTCTGGATAACACCAGTGTGAAGAACTCGCTCAAACAACGCGAAGGGAAGGAAGGCGAACCCGTAGCCACCAAAACCAGGTTAGGATGGGTGGTGTATGGTTGTACTGGACCAACGGATCAAGTTACTTCACACCGGGTACTCCATGTTTGCACTCGTAGCCACGACGACGATCTTGATGGCTTGATCAAGCAGTTCTTTTCGACGGAGAGCGTAGGCGTGTCTGTTGTGAAACCGGTAGAATCGGCAGACGATCAACGGGCACGAAAAATTCTGGAAGCGACAACGGTACGGACTCCTTCCGGTCGATACCAGACCGGCCTGCTTTGGAAGTACGACGACTTCGTATTTCCCAACAGCCGTCCGATGGCTGAGCGGCGCCTGAAATGTCTTGAACGTCGCCTGTCCAAGTCACCGGAGCTCTACACCAAGATGAGGAAGCAGATAGCTGATTACCAAACGAAAGGCTACGCACATCGAGCTTCGCAGCGAGAATTGGAAGAGTCGGACCCTAATCGCATCTGGTATTTGCCCTTGGGTATCGTTGTGAATCCCCGGAAGCCAGAGAAGTTGCGAATCATCTGGGATGCGGCAGCTGTCGTGCAAGGAGTATCGTTCAACTCGGCTCTACTGAAAGGTCCAGATTTGTTGGTGCCTCTTCAAGCGGTGCTCTGCCGCTACCGTCAGAAGGAAATTGCGATTAGCGCCGATATTATGGAAATGTTCCATCAGGTGGAGGTGAGGCCCGAGGATCGACAAGCACAGAGGTTTCTGTGGCGTGACAAACCGGAGGACCCAATACAAGTGTTTGTGATGGACGTGGTCATATTCGGTTCAACTTGCTCACCATGCTCTACACAATTTGCCAAAAATATAAACGCAATGGAACATTCGATGGAACTCCCAGAAGCAGCTGCGGCAATAATAAAGAACCACTACGTCGACGACTATCTGGATAGCGTCGACAGCGTCGACGAAGCGGTTCAGCTAGCATCGGATGTACGAACAGTGCACGCTCGAGGAGGCTTCCAGATACGACATTGGATGTCCAACTCACCCGAAGTGTTGAGGCGCATCGGAGAGCGAAATTCGCAAGAAGTTAAATGCTTTGTGGTGGACAAGGACAGTCAGCAAGAACGCATCCTGGGAATGGTCTGGCTACCCAGCGAAGACGTGTTTTCTTATACGACCAGCTTCCGAAGAGATTTGGAGCGCCTGTTCGACCAAGCGGTTACTCCCACCAAACGAGAGgtgttaaggtctgaggtcacgcttctCACGGGAGAGAGGATTTTATAA